One genomic window of Fusibacter sp. A1 includes the following:
- a CDS encoding DEAD/DEAH box helicase family protein: MKEELQQLRVKLVLEKPEAYSIDIDYLPKEDILEQPDKFITQSSSSKEKIELFQSLFKGRTDVCAKRWKNKPGYSPYCYNDFKPGICNKPKIKCSECKSSHFAPLNEDQLKNHLLGKYVLGLYPMTTKDTCFLLAMDFDESTWGEDIKVVMNVCHGNNIPVYAERSRSGDGCHLWFFFEGEIKASLARKFGTHLLNLAMQECGNIKFDSYDRLFPSQDFLQKEGFGNLIALPLQKEARELCNSEFIDMNLNVISDQWRYLSQIKRISEEFVTGFCKRIREIETSNDNKIIDKVKNTLSVNKSDFPETVILHRSKGILISKEGLSPKALFSIRRLASYANPEFYSKQAMRQSTFGTPRITAIYDEDSDSINLPRGVESNLVDSLSSAEVKYTLVNERNDGREIKVVFKGQLTDHQSEAFEELSKHQDGVLSATTGFGKTVIGAKLIAEKPRKNSSIIGQLGGGKKTIHGIVDIAIMQSMFEKDKSVKQMINQYGLILVDECHHISATNFSRILSAADAKYVYGLTATPIRKDGHHPIIFMHLGPIRYKVDAKLEAKKRDFDHYIVPRFTSTRMPLFKILDEWHITQVYKHICESKYRNELIVTDVARVIDEGRNPLVLTERTSHIDQLVNLMSEKDFEVIVLSGNLKTSDRKESIRRIRALKDEDRFVIVATGKLIGEGFDEARLDTLFMAMPIAWKGTIAQYAGRLHRNFEGKEEVLIYDYVDVHIPVLERMYHKRLTAYRSVGYSIRSNNTDHNMENGIYDDTNYFEHVINDISSAEKNMLISSPFLSKRKINAIKELLIEKYRNSIRIVLCIKALDEYAEKHRTYISEFVGVIEKGGIQVIQLPKNRYKFMIVDNKTVWYGGIDILGGSYNENSLIRIEDEELANELVGAITESALE; encoded by the coding sequence TTGAAAGAAGAACTTCAGCAGCTGAGAGTCAAACTTGTGCTTGAAAAACCTGAAGCTTATTCTATTGATATCGATTACCTACCTAAAGAAGACATTTTAGAACAACCTGATAAATTTATTACTCAAAGTAGCTCTAGTAAAGAGAAAATCGAATTGTTTCAGTCTCTATTTAAGGGAAGAACAGATGTCTGTGCAAAGAGATGGAAAAACAAGCCTGGTTACTCACCTTATTGTTACAACGATTTTAAGCCTGGAATATGTAATAAACCTAAGATTAAATGCAGTGAGTGCAAAAGCAGTCATTTTGCACCACTGAATGAAGATCAGCTAAAGAACCATCTATTAGGCAAGTATGTGCTAGGGCTCTATCCAATGACGACAAAGGATACCTGTTTTCTTCTTGCCATGGATTTTGACGAGTCTACATGGGGTGAAGATATCAAAGTTGTTATGAACGTTTGCCATGGCAATAATATTCCAGTTTATGCTGAACGATCGCGTTCTGGAGATGGGTGTCATTTATGGTTCTTCTTCGAGGGAGAAATCAAAGCATCTCTTGCGCGGAAATTTGGAACACATCTTTTAAATCTTGCTATGCAAGAGTGCGGGAATATTAAGTTTGATTCCTATGATAGATTATTCCCAAGTCAGGACTTTTTACAGAAAGAGGGTTTTGGAAATCTTATTGCGCTTCCTTTGCAAAAAGAAGCAAGAGAACTATGCAATTCTGAGTTTATTGATATGAACTTGAATGTAATTAGCGATCAATGGCGCTACTTATCGCAAATTAAAAGGATTTCAGAGGAATTTGTAACAGGATTTTGCAAGAGGATAAGGGAAATAGAAACAAGTAATGACAATAAAATTATAGATAAGGTAAAAAACACGCTTTCTGTTAATAAGAGCGATTTTCCTGAAACTGTTATATTACATAGAAGTAAAGGTATATTGATTTCGAAAGAAGGTTTGTCACCCAAAGCTTTATTTTCAATTAGAAGGCTTGCATCCTATGCCAATCCAGAATTTTATTCAAAGCAAGCAATGCGTCAGTCAACATTTGGTACACCTCGCATTACTGCTATTTACGACGAAGATTCTGATAGTATTAACTTGCCAAGAGGAGTGGAATCTAATTTAGTGGATAGTCTTTCTTCAGCTGAAGTTAAATACACTTTAGTTAATGAAAGAAATGATGGTAGAGAAATAAAAGTTGTTTTTAAAGGTCAACTTACAGATCACCAGAGTGAAGCATTTGAAGAACTCAGTAAGCATCAAGATGGGGTATTATCCGCTACAACAGGATTTGGTAAGACGGTTATCGGAGCAAAGTTGATTGCTGAAAAACCACGTAAGAATAGTTCAATAATCGGACAACTTGGTGGTGGTAAAAAAACGATTCACGGAATTGTTGATATTGCAATTATGCAGTCTATGTTTGAAAAAGATAAAAGTGTAAAACAGATGATCAATCAATATGGTCTTATTCTGGTGGATGAATGTCACCATATTTCAGCCACTAACTTTAGTAGGATTTTAAGTGCTGCTGATGCCAAATACGTTTATGGACTTACAGCCACACCCATACGAAAGGATGGTCATCACCCAATCATATTCATGCACTTAGGACCTATTAGATACAAAGTTGATGCAAAGCTAGAGGCTAAGAAAAGAGATTTTGATCATTATATTGTTCCGAGATTCACCAGCACAAGAATGCCATTATTTAAAATTCTTGACGAATGGCACATTACCCAAGTCTATAAGCATATTTGCGAAAGTAAATATAGAAATGAATTAATTGTTACAGATGTTGCTCGTGTTATAGATGAAGGTAGAAATCCATTGGTTTTGACTGAAAGAACAAGCCATATCGATCAATTAGTGAATTTAATGTCCGAAAAAGATTTTGAGGTTATTGTTTTATCAGGGAATCTAAAAACGAGTGATAGAAAAGAATCCATTAGAAGAATTAGAGCCCTGAAGGATGAAGATCGTTTTGTAATTGTTGCAACTGGTAAGTTGATTGGTGAAGGCTTTGATGAAGCCAGACTAGATACACTATTTATGGCAATGCCAATTGCCTGGAAGGGAACAATTGCCCAGTATGCTGGAAGACTACATCGAAATTTCGAAGGGAAAGAAGAAGTTTTGATCTATGATTATGTGGATGTCCATATACCTGTTTTAGAACGTATGTACCATAAACGGTTGACTGCTTATCGTTCAGTTGGCTATAGTATAAGATCAAATAATACAGATCACAATATGGAAAATGGCATTTATGACGACACTAACTACTTTGAACATGTGATTAATGACATTAGCAGTGCAGAAAAAAACATGCTTATTTCAAGTCCATTTCTTAGTAAGAGAAAGATTAATGCTATCAAAGAACTATTGATTGAAAAGTATAGAAACAGTATTCGAATTGTTTTATGCATTAAGGCTTTAGATGAATATGCAGAGAAACACAGAACTTATATTTCAGAATTTGTAGGTGTAATTGAAAAAGGAGGCATTCAGGTTATTCAGTTGCCCAAAAACCGGTATAAATTCATGATTGTTGATAATAAAACTGTTTGGTATGGTGGTATCGATATTCTAGGCGGAAGCTATAATGAAAACTCATTGATTCGAATTGAGGATGAGGAATTAGCTAATGAGCTGGTTGGCGCAATCACAGAATCAGCATTAGAATAG
- a CDS encoding class III extradiol ring-cleavage dioxygenase → MNNNKAQVIYLSHGGGPMPLLNDPSHKHMIEFMKKLPAQLKRPEAIVVISAHWEEDVATLLTNKAPGLYYDYYGFPESTYALDYPLKTQMSTAQLITSLLSQQGIPYKYNSSRGYDHGVFIPLMLMYPKADIPVVQVSLLHNLDAKEHINLGKALSQLLEEPLLIIGSGFSFHNLRAFGFGEPPEEDPRNDQFQDWLIDTTTGDYDQTTREANLIAWQKAPSARYCHPREEHLLPLHVCAGIVQAKGKLIFDNTIAGKRSVAILW, encoded by the coding sequence ATGAACAATAATAAAGCTCAAGTAATTTACTTATCACACGGCGGTGGCCCTATGCCGCTTTTAAACGACCCATCACATAAACATATGATAGAGTTCATGAAAAAACTGCCTGCACAGCTTAAACGCCCAGAAGCGATTGTGGTTATTAGTGCACACTGGGAAGAAGACGTCGCCACACTGCTTACAAATAAAGCACCTGGACTATATTATGACTACTATGGATTTCCTGAATCAACCTACGCACTTGACTATCCCCTTAAAACCCAAATGTCAACGGCGCAGCTCATCACGAGTTTATTGTCTCAACAAGGTATTCCCTATAAGTACAACAGCAGTCGTGGATATGACCACGGAGTCTTTATCCCCCTAATGCTGATGTATCCAAAAGCCGACATACCGGTCGTTCAAGTGTCGCTACTTCACAACCTTGATGCCAAAGAGCATATCAACCTTGGTAAGGCCCTGTCACAACTACTAGAAGAACCCCTTCTTATCATCGGTTCCGGATTTTCATTCCACAATTTAAGGGCATTTGGTTTTGGTGAGCCACCTGAAGAAGATCCACGTAACGATCAGTTTCAGGACTGGCTGATCGACACAACCACAGGTGATTACGATCAGACGACACGTGAAGCCAACCTTATAGCATGGCAAAAAGCGCCATCGGCTAGATACTGCCATCCAAGAGAAGAACACTTACTTCCTCTTCATGTATGTGCAGGCATTGTACAAGCTAAAGGCAAACTCATTTTTGATAATACAATCGCAGGTAAGCGGTCTGTGGCCATACTCTGGTAA
- a CDS encoding GGDEF domain-containing protein, protein MVANPIQELDERITQVALRIITFAIYLAIVENLVTRAPLSLILSNSAVVIMLTALATTHKKWRTNKLIIKWLFIVFCFVILPLVWFTSKGAFGAQPVYMAAFIILCALVLDQVWATILSVATMCIVALLMLLEHFNLIVFMEVDLPQELIFSNLIHYIIVYIMLLGIGITFKKNYISFQEEHYRLSVFDDLTRLNNRRYLIESISQLVSETRRHHESFSVLFIDIDHFKLVNDIEGHMVGDEVLIMLGKLINDGLREYDIAGRYGGDEFMILLPHTKVEDASVIAKRISTNFNQSIKAITEQPISLSIGVVASDDKTSEEIIKAADKAMYSKKKG, encoded by the coding sequence ATGGTAGCAAATCCAATACAAGAGTTAGATGAAAGGATTACCCAAGTTGCCCTTAGGATTATCACGTTTGCAATCTATCTTGCGATCGTTGAAAACCTTGTGACACGAGCACCGCTAAGTCTCATTTTGTCCAATAGTGCAGTGGTCATCATGTTAACAGCGCTTGCGACTACCCATAAAAAATGGCGAACCAACAAGCTGATCATCAAATGGTTATTTATTGTATTTTGCTTTGTGATTCTTCCCCTTGTGTGGTTCACATCAAAAGGTGCCTTTGGAGCTCAGCCTGTTTATATGGCAGCTTTCATCATATTGTGCGCTCTGGTTTTAGATCAAGTATGGGCGACAATCTTGTCGGTTGCCACAATGTGTATTGTGGCACTGCTCATGCTTTTAGAGCACTTCAATTTGATTGTGTTTATGGAAGTCGATCTACCTCAAGAGTTGATTTTTAGCAATCTCATCCATTACATCATTGTGTATATCATGCTGCTGGGTATAGGCATCACTTTCAAAAAAAACTATATTAGTTTCCAAGAAGAACACTATCGCCTTTCGGTTTTCGATGACTTGACCCGCCTCAATAATCGTAGATACTTGATTGAATCCATAAGTCAATTAGTCAGTGAGACCCGACGCCATCATGAGTCTTTTAGCGTATTATTTATCGATATCGACCACTTTAAGCTCGTCAATGATATCGAAGGTCATATGGTTGGCGATGAAGTGCTGATTATGCTAGGCAAGTTAATTAATGACGGGTTACGTGAGTATGATATCGCAGGCAGATACGGAGGGGACGAATTTATGATTCTTCTTCCCCATACAAAAGTCGAGGATGCTTCTGTGATAGCCAAAAGAATTTCAACCAACTTCAATCAATCGATCAAAGCGATTACAGAACAGCCAATATCGCTGTCAATTGGTGTAGTAGCTAGTGATGATAAGACCAGTGAAGAAATTATCAAAGCCGCCGATAAAGCGATGTACTCAAAGAAAAAAGGATGA